One genomic window of Mesorhizobium sp. CAU 1732 includes the following:
- the fliR gene encoding flagellar biosynthetic protein FliR: MFAGLPIETLAFAGFLAFCRIGACFMLMPGFSSVRIAMHVRLFVAIAVSWALIAHLWDAILPNIAGTTDRMILLIGSELLIGATIGLVTRIYTLALQFGASAVAMMAGFGGMGGSAVEEPEPQSALTAIITLSALLLLFVFDFHHEILKALVMSYQVAPVAGMFSAQSALIDLTDTVSQSFYLTLRLASPFVAYAILVNLAIGFVNKLAPQIPVYFVSLPFVIAGGLILMYFGIGMMLSLFVDGFIPTTIGR, from the coding sequence ATGTTTGCCGGGCTGCCGATCGAGACCCTTGCATTCGCCGGGTTCCTCGCATTTTGCCGCATCGGCGCGTGCTTCATGCTGATGCCGGGTTTCTCCAGCGTTCGCATCGCGATGCATGTGAGGCTGTTCGTCGCCATCGCCGTGAGCTGGGCGCTGATCGCGCATCTGTGGGACGCGATCCTGCCTAACATCGCCGGCACCACGGATCGGATGATCCTGCTGATTGGCTCGGAACTGCTGATCGGCGCAACGATCGGTCTCGTCACGCGCATCTACACGCTGGCGCTGCAATTCGGTGCGTCAGCGGTCGCCATGATGGCCGGCTTCGGCGGCATGGGTGGGTCTGCGGTGGAAGAACCCGAACCACAATCGGCGCTGACGGCGATCATCACGCTCAGCGCCCTGTTGCTGCTCTTCGTCTTCGACTTCCATCACGAGATCCTCAAGGCGCTCGTCATGTCCTACCAGGTCGCACCGGTTGCCGGGATGTTCAGCGCGCAGTCGGCGCTGATCGATCTGACGGATACGGTATCGCAGTCCTTCTACCTGACGCTGCGGCTCGCCAGCCCGTTCGTCGCCTATGCGATCCTCGTCAATCTGGCGATCGGGTTCGTGAACAAGCTCGCTCCGCAGATCCCGGTCTATTTCGTCTCCCTGCCCTTCGTCATCGCCGGCGGCCTGATCCTGATGTATTTCGGCATCGGCATGATGCTGAGCCTGTTCGTCGACGGCTTCATCCCCACAACGATCGGACGCTAG
- a CDS encoding thiolase family protein, with the protein MSDHKGLRYTFDDAWLMDGIRTPFVDYTGAFAEISPIDLGIKAARAIVAKTGIDPAAIDTTIAGSMAQASFDAYMTPRHIGLYAGVPWDRPAHLVQRICGTGIEVVLQAADMVEQERAGLVLCAGTESMSRNPVAAYTHRNGFKMGQVAFKDFLWEALLDPACSCTMGDTAENLAKQYGITREEVDRFAERSFARAVAAQQSGFLEGEIVPVTSEEFVVDGLDPRGIRLPRKVDAVTTDSHVRPSPYEALAKIRPAFGGVQTGGNSSAVVDGAAASIVGSKDAARKHGVTPLGRIVAGATVGVPPHIMGIGPAPAIRALLDETGLTLDQIDRIEINEAFGAQIIACIRELGLDEDKTNVNGGAIAIGHPLGATGVRITTTVARELKRSGLRYGIASACIGGGQGIAVLIENTERD; encoded by the coding sequence ATGAGCGATCACAAGGGGCTCCGCTACACGTTCGACGATGCGTGGCTCATGGATGGCATTCGCACGCCTTTCGTGGATTATACCGGCGCGTTTGCCGAGATTTCGCCGATCGATCTCGGCATCAAGGCCGCGCGCGCCATCGTCGCGAAGACCGGTATCGACCCGGCCGCGATCGACACGACCATTGCCGGCTCGATGGCCCAGGCCTCGTTCGACGCCTACATGACGCCACGCCATATCGGGCTCTATGCCGGAGTTCCGTGGGATCGTCCCGCCCACCTCGTCCAACGCATCTGCGGAACGGGCATCGAAGTCGTGCTGCAGGCTGCGGATATGGTCGAGCAGGAGCGCGCCGGACTGGTGCTGTGCGCGGGCACGGAATCCATGAGCCGCAATCCGGTCGCGGCCTACACGCACCGCAATGGCTTCAAGATGGGGCAGGTCGCCTTCAAGGATTTCCTGTGGGAGGCACTGCTGGATCCGGCGTGCTCCTGCACGATGGGCGATACGGCTGAAAACCTCGCGAAGCAATATGGCATCACCCGCGAGGAGGTGGATCGGTTCGCGGAGAGGTCCTTCGCCCGCGCGGTCGCCGCACAGCAATCGGGCTTCCTCGAAGGCGAGATCGTGCCGGTGACGAGTGAAGAGTTCGTCGTCGACGGGCTCGACCCTCGCGGGATTCGCCTGCCACGCAAGGTCGATGCGGTGACGACCGACAGCCATGTGCGGCCGTCACCCTATGAGGCGTTGGCGAAGATCCGGCCGGCATTCGGCGGTGTGCAGACCGGTGGCAATTCGTCGGCCGTGGTCGATGGCGCGGCAGCGTCCATCGTGGGATCGAAGGACGCTGCCAGGAAGCATGGGGTGACGCCGCTCGGGCGGATCGTGGCCGGAGCGACCGTCGGCGTGCCGCCGCATATCATGGGCATTGGTCCTGCGCCGGCGATCCGGGCGTTGCTGGACGAGACCGGCCTGACGCTCGACCAGATCGACCGCATCGAGATCAACGAGGCCTTCGGCGCACAGATCATCGCGTGTATCCGCGAGCTGGGCCTCGACGAGGACAAGACGAACGTGAATGGCGGGGCAATCGCGATCGGTCATCCGCTTGGCGCAACGGGCGTGCGGATCACGACCACGGTGGCGCGTGAGCTCAAGCGTTCCGGCTTGCGCTACGGCATCGCGTCGGCATGCATCGGCGGCGGGCAGGGCATCGCCGTCCTGATCGAAAACACCGAACGTGACTAG
- a CDS encoding rod-binding protein, which yields MAISTPGDIVLDVVRAADPASVEAARTKLASFSSRSAGATFSVDGSASADGASPARSSSGTPEAFAKFEAMVLQTFIQSMLPKDTESVYGEGMAGEMWQSLLAEQLGAAVSARGGIGIADRILKDHYYAGEQKLSLTGASNSIEAGDQASKQMMSVALVQEIQRTMARALHEDMSQSSAPTSR from the coding sequence TTGGCGATTTCAACACCGGGTGACATCGTACTGGACGTGGTGCGGGCAGCAGACCCCGCCTCCGTTGAGGCGGCGCGGACGAAGCTCGCTTCGTTCTCAAGCAGAAGCGCCGGCGCGACGTTTTCCGTCGACGGCAGCGCGTCGGCTGACGGCGCATCGCCTGCGCGCAGCAGCAGCGGAACACCGGAAGCCTTCGCGAAATTCGAGGCGATGGTGCTTCAGACATTCATCCAGTCGATGCTGCCGAAAGACACGGAATCGGTCTACGGCGAAGGCATGGCCGGCGAGATGTGGCAGTCGCTTCTGGCGGAGCAGTTGGGTGCTGCCGTATCCGCCCGCGGCGGCATCGGAATCGCCGACCGCATCCTGAAGGATCACTACTATGCCGGCGAGCAAAAGCTCTCGCTCACCGGTGCGTCGAACTCGATCGAGGCGGGCGATCAGGCGTCGAAGCAAATGATGTCCGTGGCACTCGTCCAGGAGATCCAGCGCACCATGGCGCGTGCGCTGCATGAAGACATGTCCCAATCGTCGGCCCCCACAAGCCGCTAA
- a CDS encoding acyl-CoA dehydrogenase family protein yields the protein MHFTAEHENLRRTVARFVDTELNPYVDEWEAAEEFPSHEVFKKLGDLGLLGIKYDTAYGGLGLDFSYSMVMAEELGLVHCGGVPMAIGVHTDMCTPALNRFGSDHVKRNFLAPAIAGDVVGCLGVSEPGGGSDVAAVKTTARKDGDDYVISGTKMWITNGLKADWCCLLANTSDDAAHRNKSLICVPMDAEGISRQKIHKIGMNSSDTAQLFFDDVRVPRANLIGQEGAGFMMQMLQFQEERLYAAASALKGFDRLIDLTIDYTRERSAFGKPILDNQVVHFRLAELRTEVEALRALTWSAVEQYVSGGDVTKLASMAKLKTGRLAREITDSCLQYWGGMGYTADNPVSRAYRDTRLISIGAGADEIMLGIIAKLEGTLPGTSNKAKQQQ from the coding sequence ATGCACTTCACGGCCGAACACGAAAACCTTCGTCGCACCGTCGCGCGGTTCGTCGATACAGAACTCAACCCGTATGTCGATGAATGGGAGGCGGCGGAAGAATTTCCGTCGCATGAGGTGTTCAAGAAGCTCGGCGATCTCGGCCTTCTCGGGATCAAGTACGACACCGCATATGGCGGGCTGGGGCTGGATTTCTCCTACTCCATGGTGATGGCGGAAGAACTCGGCCTCGTGCATTGCGGCGGCGTGCCGATGGCGATCGGCGTCCACACAGACATGTGCACGCCCGCCCTCAACCGTTTCGGTTCGGACCATGTGAAGCGCAATTTTCTCGCGCCCGCGATCGCGGGCGATGTCGTGGGCTGCCTCGGTGTCTCGGAGCCGGGTGGAGGCTCCGACGTCGCGGCCGTGAAGACGACCGCGCGCAAGGACGGTGACGACTACGTCATCTCCGGCACGAAGATGTGGATCACCAACGGCCTGAAAGCGGACTGGTGCTGCCTGCTTGCCAACACATCGGACGATGCCGCCCATCGCAACAAATCGCTCATCTGTGTGCCGATGGACGCCGAGGGCATCAGCCGCCAAAAAATCCACAAGATCGGCATGAATTCGTCGGACACGGCGCAGCTTTTTTTCGATGACGTGCGCGTTCCCCGCGCGAACCTCATAGGGCAGGAGGGGGCTGGTTTCATGATGCAGATGCTGCAGTTCCAGGAGGAGCGGCTCTATGCGGCTGCAAGCGCGCTGAAGGGTTTTGACAGGCTGATCGACCTGACGATCGACTACACACGCGAACGCTCGGCGTTTGGAAAGCCGATCCTCGACAATCAGGTCGTGCATTTCCGGCTTGCCGAACTCCGCACGGAGGTCGAGGCGCTGCGGGCACTGACATGGAGCGCGGTGGAACAGTACGTCTCGGGCGGCGACGTCACCAAGCTCGCCTCGATGGCCAAGCTGAAGACCGGCAGGCTGGCGCGTGAGATCACCGATTCTTGCCTGCAATATTGGGGCGGCATGGGCTACACGGCCGACAACCCGGTCAGCCGCGCCTATCGTGACACGCGCCTGATCTCGATCGGTGCGGGAGCCGACGAGATTATGCTCGGCATCATCGCAAAGCTCGAAGGCACGCTGCCGGGAACCAGCAACAAGGCGAAACAGCAGCAGTGA
- a CDS encoding thioesterase family protein has protein sequence MLVNRRDVEIEWGDCDAAGIVFYPRYFAMFDASTAYLFEKALGMKKIAWTKTFGIVGIPMVDTGATFSVPSRYGDVITIETQVTAFRRSSFDVQHRVLKGQTLAIEARETRVWAGKDPEDASKIKAVSIPDEVVQALKGG, from the coding sequence ATGCTGGTCAACCGCCGTGACGTCGAGATCGAGTGGGGCGACTGCGATGCTGCGGGCATCGTCTTCTATCCGCGTTATTTCGCGATGTTCGATGCCTCCACCGCCTATCTGTTCGAGAAGGCGCTCGGCATGAAGAAGATCGCCTGGACGAAGACGTTCGGCATTGTCGGCATCCCGATGGTCGATACGGGCGCGACGTTCAGCGTCCCTTCACGCTATGGTGACGTGATCACGATCGAGACCCAGGTGACGGCCTTTCGCCGTTCGAGCTTCGATGTTCAACACCGCGTGCTCAAGGGGCAGACGCTTGCCATCGAGGCGCGCGAGACGCGTGTCTGGGCCGGCAAGGACCCGGAGGATGCGTCAAAGATCAAGGCGGTTTCTATTCCGGACGAGGTCGTTCAGGCGCTCAAAGGTGGCTGA
- a CDS encoding feruloyl-CoA synthase — translation MPIVSAQGMRPVHMGELAVDMNRDADGVVRVRSKLPLDDYPRSIIDRLDHWANVAPNRVFLADRGPDGDWRHCTYAQARAGARSIAQFLLDQELSAERPVAILSGNGLEHGLLALGCMMAGVPYAPISPSYSLVSTDHAKLKHVFSLLTPGLVFVADGAQYQRALDAVMGPDIGPDIKLVTVTNPPPGNGATSFDSVLRTEATDAVDRANSAVDGDTIAKFLFTSGSTGMPKAVINTQRMLCCNQVMIASALAFLRDEPPVMVDWLPWNHTAGGNHNFGIVLHNGGTLYIDEGSPTPAGILKTVRNLEEIAPTLYFNVPKGYEMLCEHLGTNATLRTTFFSRMNLLQYAGAGLAQHVWDALERHAQTAIGERVMIITGYGSTETAPFASTTTWAVERPGEVGLPAPGLELKLVPEGEKLELRLRGPSITPGYWRQPDKTAECFDEEGYYRIGDALKFVDDSDVSKGFVFDGRVSEDFKLSTGTWVNMASVRGALIRACAPLVRDAVLTGLDRNHIGALLFLDVDAARKFDPALASASEAQLADSPAIRAAIASRLSVLAGTATGSSNLVARAIILDTPPSVDAHEITDKGSINQRAVMAARTFLVEDLYADPPPHHVICVERTMS, via the coding sequence ATGCCGATCGTCTCTGCGCAAGGGATGCGCCCGGTTCATATGGGGGAGCTTGCTGTCGACATGAACCGCGACGCCGATGGTGTCGTGCGGGTTCGTTCGAAGCTGCCGCTCGATGACTATCCGCGCTCGATCATCGACCGGCTCGATCATTGGGCAAACGTCGCGCCGAATCGCGTCTTCCTCGCCGATCGTGGACCCGACGGAGACTGGCGGCACTGCACATATGCTCAGGCTCGCGCGGGCGCGCGCTCGATCGCGCAGTTCCTGCTCGACCAGGAACTCAGTGCCGAGCGGCCGGTTGCGATCCTGTCCGGCAACGGGCTTGAGCATGGGCTGCTGGCGCTGGGTTGCATGATGGCGGGTGTTCCCTACGCGCCCATCTCGCCATCCTATTCGCTCGTCTCGACCGACCACGCGAAGCTCAAGCACGTCTTTTCGCTGCTGACGCCGGGCCTGGTGTTCGTGGCGGATGGTGCGCAGTACCAGCGCGCGCTCGATGCGGTCATGGGACCGGACATCGGGCCGGACATCAAGCTTGTGACCGTCACCAATCCGCCGCCCGGCAATGGCGCGACGTCGTTCGACAGCGTGCTGAGAACGGAAGCCACTGACGCGGTCGATCGTGCGAATTCTGCCGTCGATGGCGACACGATCGCGAAGTTCCTCTTCACATCGGGCTCGACCGGCATGCCCAAGGCGGTGATCAACACGCAACGCATGCTGTGCTGCAATCAGGTGATGATCGCGTCCGCGCTGGCCTTCCTGCGCGATGAGCCGCCTGTGATGGTGGACTGGCTGCCGTGGAACCACACGGCCGGTGGCAACCACAATTTCGGCATCGTGCTCCACAATGGCGGCACGCTCTATATCGATGAGGGTTCGCCGACGCCTGCGGGCATCCTCAAGACCGTTCGCAATCTGGAAGAGATCGCCCCGACGCTCTATTTCAACGTGCCGAAGGGATACGAGATGCTGTGCGAGCATCTTGGCACCAACGCGACGCTGCGAACGACCTTCTTCTCCCGCATGAACCTTCTGCAATATGCCGGCGCGGGGCTGGCGCAGCACGTCTGGGATGCGCTGGAGCGCCACGCGCAGACCGCGATCGGCGAGCGGGTCATGATCATCACCGGCTACGGCTCGACCGAGACCGCGCCATTCGCCTCGACCACCACTTGGGCGGTCGAGCGACCGGGCGAAGTGGGTCTGCCTGCCCCGGGGCTCGAACTCAAGCTCGTGCCTGAGGGCGAAAAACTCGAATTGCGATTGCGTGGCCCCAGCATCACGCCGGGCTACTGGCGGCAACCCGACAAGACTGCCGAATGCTTCGATGAGGAAGGCTATTATCGGATCGGCGACGCCTTGAAGTTCGTCGACGACAGCGACGTCTCGAAGGGCTTCGTCTTTGACGGCCGCGTGTCCGAAGACTTCAAGCTCTCGACCGGAACATGGGTAAACATGGCGAGCGTGCGCGGTGCGCTGATCCGCGCCTGTGCGCCGCTGGTGAGGGACGCGGTGCTGACCGGGCTCGATCGCAATCACATCGGCGCGCTGTTGTTTCTCGACGTTGATGCCGCCCGCAAGTTCGACCCGGCGCTTGCCTCGGCGTCGGAGGCGCAGCTTGCCGACAGCCCCGCGATCAGGGCCGCGATCGCGTCCCGTCTGAGCGTGCTAGCAGGGACGGCGACGGGCAGTTCAAACCTCGTCGCGCGGGCGATCATTCTCGACACTCCGCCCTCCGTCGACGCGCATGAGATCACCGACAAGGGCTCGATCAACCAGCGCGCGGTGATGGCAGCGCGCACTTTCCTGGTGGAGGATCTCTATGCCGATCCGCCGCCTCATCACGTCATTTGCGTTGAAAGGACCATGTCATGA
- a CDS encoding MarR family transcriptional regulator, translated as MSGKSDGTTAQPPIPEMGVIIGYQLRRAQLAVFQDFIETFAKMKLRPAEFSVLALIARKPGQKQTEIAEQLGIKRANFVALMDGLERRGLAERRKAQGDKRSHSLHLTSEGVRFVAKMMATWNTHEQRMIDRLGGVEERDALLRLLDRLLHDKSE; from the coding sequence ATGTCAGGCAAGTCCGACGGCACCACCGCACAGCCCCCCATCCCCGAGATGGGCGTGATCATCGGCTATCAGTTGCGTCGCGCGCAGCTTGCCGTGTTCCAGGATTTCATCGAGACCTTCGCCAAGATGAAGCTTCGTCCGGCCGAGTTCTCCGTGCTGGCGCTCATCGCCCGGAAGCCTGGCCAGAAACAAACCGAAATCGCCGAACAGCTCGGAATCAAGCGCGCCAATTTCGTGGCACTGATGGACGGTCTCGAACGACGCGGTCTGGCGGAACGCCGCAAGGCGCAAGGCGACAAGCGCTCTCATTCGCTTCACCTGACATCCGAAGGCGTGCGCTTCGTCGCCAAGATGATGGCGACGTGGAACACGCACGAGCAGAGGATGATCGATCGGCTCGGTGGCGTCGAGGAACGCGACGCGCTCCTTCGCCTCCTCGATCGTTTGCTTCACGACAAGTCGGAGTGA
- a CDS encoding SCP2 sterol-binding domain-containing protein: MTLQEIADKIAAKASGSGFSRSVKLDTGSDGVIVIDGSSVSTTDADADCTIKLSKDNLESLIAGELNPTMAFMQGKLKVEGDMSVAMQLSQVL, translated from the coding sequence ATGACCCTTCAGGAAATCGCAGACAAGATTGCAGCCAAGGCAAGCGGTTCGGGTTTCAGCCGCTCCGTAAAGCTCGACACGGGCAGCGATGGCGTGATCGTGATCGACGGTTCGTCCGTCTCGACCACCGACGCGGATGCCGATTGCACGATCAAGCTCTCGAAGGACAATCTGGAATCGCTGATCGCCGGCGAGCTCAACCCGACGATGGCCTTCATGCAGGGCAAGCTCAAGGTCGAGGGCGACATGTCGGTCGCCATGCAGTTGAGCCAGGTTCTGTAG
- the flhA gene encoding flagellar biosynthesis protein FlhA, producing the protein MALTEVGSLPIPKNSGRDVVLALGVITILSILFLPIPAFLIDFGLALSIAVSVLILMVALWMQRPLDFTSFPTILLIVTMLRLALNIATTRAILSHGNEGTNAAGYVIGGFSNLVMAGDFVIGLIVFLILIVVNFIVITKGATRIAEVGARFTLDAIPGKQMSIDADLSAGVIDDKEAQRRRRELEEESSFFGSMDGASKFVRGDAIASLIVTAVNIIGGIAIGYTRHGMSMGESADIFVKLSVGDGLATQIPALIVSLAAGLVVSKGGTRGSTDEAVFGQLGAYPRALSVAAALLFGIGLMPGLPLLPFLILAVGMASIAFVIPRQRARKKEAEQAVERKIAETKEEEEKQSIKSSLKTAEIELLIGKQLSTRLLTAHQELAFRMGKMRKKFATQYGFVVPEVRLTDDFSIPPKSYQIKIHGTVVAEYQMRVGEVMVLLGNGALPEVPGEEVREPAFGMRAFSVSEMFSEDLKRDRFTFADNMSVLLTHLSEVIRNNLPQLLSYKDMKALIERQDSEYRKLIDEVCTSHISYPGLQAVLKLLLAERISIRNLHLIIEAIAEIAPHVRRTEQIVEHVRIRMAQQICGDLTEGGTLKVLRLGNRWDLAFHQALKRDAKGEIREFDIDPRLLEEFGNEATKAVRTHLDAGERFVLVTAPDARPYVRMIVERLFATLPVLSHVEIARGVEVRVLGSVS; encoded by the coding sequence ATGGCACTTACCGAAGTCGGTTCCCTACCCATTCCCAAGAATAGCGGTCGCGACGTCGTGCTGGCGCTCGGCGTGATCACGATCCTTTCGATCCTGTTCCTGCCTATACCGGCCTTTCTGATCGACTTCGGCCTCGCATTGTCGATTGCCGTGTCCGTTCTCATTCTCATGGTCGCGCTGTGGATGCAGCGGCCACTCGATTTCACGTCGTTTCCGACGATTCTGCTCATCGTCACCATGCTGCGCCTTGCGCTCAACATCGCCACGACACGGGCGATCCTGTCACATGGCAACGAGGGCACCAACGCTGCCGGATACGTCATCGGCGGCTTCTCCAATCTCGTCATGGCCGGCGATTTCGTCATTGGTCTGATCGTGTTCCTGATCCTGATCGTGGTGAATTTCATCGTGATCACCAAGGGCGCGACCCGTATCGCTGAAGTGGGCGCGCGCTTCACCCTCGACGCCATTCCCGGCAAGCAGATGTCGATCGACGCGGATTTGTCCGCCGGCGTCATCGACGACAAGGAGGCACAGCGCCGCCGCCGCGAATTGGAAGAAGAGAGCTCGTTCTTCGGTTCCATGGACGGCGCGTCGAAATTCGTACGCGGCGACGCCATCGCCAGCCTCATCGTCACCGCCGTCAACATCATCGGCGGCATAGCGATCGGCTACACGCGTCACGGCATGAGCATGGGCGAATCCGCCGATATCTTCGTCAAGCTGTCCGTCGGTGACGGTCTTGCCACGCAGATTCCGGCCCTGATCGTCTCGCTTGCCGCAGGTCTCGTCGTCTCGAAGGGCGGAACGCGCGGCTCGACCGACGAGGCGGTCTTCGGTCAGCTCGGCGCATACCCTCGCGCCCTGTCGGTTGCGGCTGCACTTCTGTTCGGCATCGGCTTGATGCCTGGCCTTCCCCTCCTGCCCTTTCTCATCCTCGCAGTCGGCATGGCCAGCATCGCCTTTGTGATCCCCCGCCAGCGCGCCCGGAAAAAGGAAGCCGAGCAGGCAGTCGAGAGAAAGATCGCCGAAACCAAGGAAGAGGAAGAGAAGCAGTCGATCAAGTCGTCGCTCAAGACGGCCGAGATCGAGCTCCTCATCGGCAAGCAGCTCTCCACGCGCCTTTTGACAGCGCATCAGGAACTCGCGTTCCGCATGGGCAAGATGCGCAAGAAGTTCGCCACGCAATATGGCTTCGTCGTGCCGGAAGTGCGCCTGACGGACGATTTCTCGATCCCGCCCAAGAGCTACCAGATCAAGATTCACGGCACGGTCGTCGCGGAGTATCAGATGCGCGTCGGCGAGGTGATGGTTCTTCTCGGCAACGGTGCATTGCCGGAAGTACCCGGTGAGGAAGTCCGCGAACCGGCATTCGGCATGCGCGCCTTCTCCGTGTCCGAAATGTTTTCGGAAGACCTGAAGCGTGACCGCTTCACCTTCGCCGACAATATGTCGGTGCTTCTGACGCATCTCAGCGAAGTGATCCGCAACAACCTGCCCCAGCTCCTGTCCTACAAGGACATGAAGGCGCTTATCGAACGCCAAGACAGCGAATACCGCAAGCTGATCGACGAGGTCTGCACCTCGCACATTTCCTATCCCGGCCTGCAGGCTGTGTTGAAGCTGCTGCTGGCCGAACGCATCTCGATCCGCAACCTGCACCTCATCATCGAGGCGATCGCCGAGATCGCGCCGCATGTCCGGCGCACCGAGCAGATCGTGGAGCATGTGCGCATCCGCATGGCACAGCAGATCTGCGGTGACTTGACCGAAGGCGGCACGCTCAAGGTCCTCCGTCTCGGCAATCGCTGGGATCTCGCCTTCCATCAGGCGCTCAAGCGCGACGCCAAGGGCGAAATCCGCGAATTCGACATCGATCCCCGCCTGCTGGAGGAGTTCGGCAACGAGGCGACGAAGGCGGTGCGCACGCATCTCGACGCGGGCGAGCGCTTCGTGCTCGTGACGGCGCCAGACGCGCGGCCTTATGTCCGCATGATCGTGGAGCGCCTCTTCGCGACCTTGCCGGTGCTCAGCCATGTCGAGATCGCCCGCGGCGTCGAGGTTCGCGTCCTCGGTTCCGTATCCTAG
- a CDS encoding N-acetyltransferase, translating into MAFSSSAENEAIVGDWLISPTIGEVKHVTAFTIQTETPADVPAREALLDRAMGPKRKKKSSETLRRGRLPAEGLAFVARDAQGALAGTVRLWNVDAGGRAALLLGPLAVEPSVTSAGIGSALMRRAIDEARLRGHRAILLVGDAPYYARFGFTADRTGHLAMPGPFETHRFLALELEEGALDGASGPLKATGRKSAGASTSLAA; encoded by the coding sequence ATGGCCTTTTCCTCATCCGCTGAAAATGAAGCAATCGTTGGTGATTGGCTGATCTCCCCCACGATCGGGGAGGTCAAGCACGTCACGGCTTTCACCATCCAGACCGAAACGCCAGCCGACGTTCCGGCGCGCGAGGCGCTGCTTGATCGCGCCATGGGGCCGAAGCGCAAGAAGAAGTCGTCGGAGACGCTGCGTCGCGGCAGGCTTCCCGCCGAAGGGCTGGCATTTGTAGCGCGGGACGCTCAAGGAGCGCTTGCCGGCACGGTACGGCTTTGGAACGTCGATGCAGGCGGTAGAGCGGCACTTCTCCTCGGCCCGCTCGCCGTCGAGCCGTCCGTGACGTCTGCGGGCATCGGGTCGGCACTGATGCGCCGGGCGATCGACGAGGCGCGGCTGCGCGGCCATCGCGCGATCCTGCTCGTCGGCGACGCACCCTATTATGCGCGGTTCGGGTTCACCGCAGACAGGACGGGCCATCTCGCGATGCCGGGTCCCTTCGAGACGCATCGCTTTCTCGCACTGGAACTGGAGGAGGGCGCGCTCGACGGAGCGTCCGGCCCCCTCAAGGCGACGGGACGCAAGTCCGCCGGCGCCTCTACGTCGCTCGCAGCCTGA
- a CDS encoding crotonase/enoyl-CoA hydratase family protein — protein MSGQTYKSNDETGAVAVHVDGNIARITLNRPAKRNAVNDAMLAGLRNFFDDIPEGVRAIILSGAGGHFSSGLDLSEQVEREPEQVMRHSRNWHQLMDTIQFNGVPVVAVLSGAVIGGGLEIATAAHVRIAEPSATFRLPEGKRGIFVGGGATVRVGRILGPDRMTEMMLTGRSYDGAEGYRLGLAHHLVGDGEGLAKAEELASEIAGNASLVNYLIIQSIARINNMSHEDGLYTESLSAALSQTGADAKEGLRAFLEKRKPRFG, from the coding sequence ATGAGCGGCCAAACGTATAAGTCGAACGATGAGACCGGCGCGGTTGCCGTTCATGTGGATGGCAACATCGCGCGGATCACATTGAACCGGCCGGCGAAGCGCAATGCCGTCAATGATGCCATGCTGGCGGGGCTCCGCAACTTCTTCGATGACATTCCCGAGGGCGTGCGGGCAATCATCCTGAGCGGCGCGGGTGGCCACTTCTCGTCCGGGCTCGACCTGTCCGAGCAGGTGGAGCGCGAGCCGGAGCAGGTGATGCGCCACTCCCGCAACTGGCATCAACTCATGGACACGATCCAGTTCAACGGCGTGCCGGTCGTGGCGGTGCTGTCAGGAGCCGTCATCGGCGGCGGCCTGGAAATCGCAACCGCAGCGCATGTGCGCATAGCCGAACCTTCCGCCACGTTCCGGCTTCCTGAGGGCAAGCGCGGCATCTTCGTTGGCGGCGGTGCGACGGTCCGTGTCGGGCGCATACTGGGTCCCGATCGCATGACTGAAATGATGCTGACCGGCCGAAGCTATGATGGTGCCGAAGGCTACCGGCTCGGCCTTGCACATCATCTGGTCGGTGACGGCGAGGGGCTCGCCAAAGCGGAGGAACTCGCCAGCGAAATCGCCGGCAACGCGTCGCTCGTGAACTATCTGATCATCCAGTCCATCGCGCGTATCAACAACATGTCGCACGAGGATGGGCTCTACACGGAAAGCCTCAGCGCTGCGCTATCGCAGACGGGGGCTGATGCGAAGGAGGGGCTGCGCGCCTTCCTCGAAAAGCGCAAGCCGCGTTTCGGCTAA